From Paenibacillus sp. PK3_47, the proteins below share one genomic window:
- a CDS encoding DoxX family protein has protein sequence MFNHWFRNNKVAMLLLTLVRIYVGYQWLEAGWHKLTGGFDASGFLQGAIAKSAGEGATVQAWWGSFLEHAALPGVNFFNFLVPVGEVLVGLGLILGTFTTFAALMGLVMNAAYLLSGTVSTNVQLLLMEVIIIVSAANAGKIGFDYWVMPYLRRLFHKKDTAAAVRPVMPASAMKRTV, from the coding sequence ATGTTTAATCATTGGTTCCGTAATAATAAAGTGGCTATGCTGTTGCTTACGCTAGTGCGTATATATGTTGGTTACCAGTGGCTTGAAGCCGGATGGCACAAGCTGACCGGCGGATTCGATGCCTCGGGTTTCCTCCAAGGGGCCATCGCCAAAAGTGCCGGAGAAGGCGCGACCGTGCAGGCCTGGTGGGGCAGCTTCCTCGAGCATGCGGCACTTCCCGGTGTGAACTTCTTTAATTTCCTTGTTCCGGTGGGTGAGGTTCTCGTCGGACTGGGCCTGATTCTCGGTACCTTCACTACTTTTGCAGCGCTGATGGGCCTCGTGATGAATGCCGCTTACCTGCTCTCGGGTACAGTCAGCACCAATGTGCAGCTGCTGCTCATGGAAGTGATCATCATTGTATCGGCAGCTAATGCCGGCAAGATCGGATTCGATTATTGGGTTATGCCTTACCTGCGCAGACTGTTCCACAAAAAAGATACTGCAGCGGCCGTACGCCCTGTAATGCCCGCATCTGCTATGAAACGTACTGTCTAA
- a CDS encoding MFS transporter produces MEATSKQSTSLLHNKTYMRVYSAYATATFGDWFDTLAIQVMVGYRWQAGPLALALIPVAIALPSILLGSVAGVAADRLNKLKLMRICDLLTAVLTVLVLFAPSMVWLLPVLALRSAISTVNVPAQQSLTRSIVREDQLLQASSLNGIVNQGSKIAGPLLGGVALSLLTPQWCILLNAVLRVGSYLLLLSVKNIHTEEQPLLPETPSEKIPLRMLWKEGWSFMLRSRVLLNTMLFGFAGSLVIQVIDFQFTSLFRAYSPTNESLLGWMIAASGAGAVLVILLLSKIGQKLAYGWRIGGGYTLIGLSVAGLGLLQPGSPELWVLLLGFLLGTGNGMVIVAFNYCLQKETPPHMTGRIFGIQNTVLSAVMIAAPLLGGLLVELAGAGRIFINFGILQMILGLAGLLFGRLLWPVQPAAAEDAAVHPAQGRAEQQG; encoded by the coding sequence ATGGAAGCAACATCCAAGCAGAGCACAAGCCTGCTGCATAACAAAACATACATGCGCGTGTACAGCGCCTACGCCACAGCAACCTTTGGCGACTGGTTCGATACGCTGGCCATCCAGGTGATGGTGGGCTACCGCTGGCAGGCCGGACCTTTGGCGCTGGCGCTGATTCCGGTCGCCATTGCGCTGCCGAGCATTCTGCTCGGCTCCGTAGCAGGCGTAGCCGCTGACCGGCTCAACAAGCTGAAGCTGATGCGAATCTGCGATCTGCTGACTGCGGTTCTGACCGTCCTGGTGTTATTCGCGCCAAGCATGGTATGGCTGCTGCCTGTTCTCGCACTGCGTTCCGCTATTTCAACAGTGAATGTGCCTGCGCAGCAGTCCCTGACCCGCAGCATTGTCAGAGAGGACCAGCTGCTGCAGGCTTCTTCGCTTAACGGAATCGTGAACCAGGGCTCCAAAATTGCCGGCCCGCTGCTGGGCGGAGTCGCTCTGTCGCTGCTTACCCCGCAGTGGTGCATTTTATTGAATGCGGTGCTGCGTGTGGGCTCCTATCTGCTGCTGCTCTCCGTAAAAAACATCCACACAGAGGAACAGCCTCTGCTGCCGGAGACTCCTTCCGAAAAGATTCCGCTCCGCATGCTGTGGAAAGAAGGCTGGAGCTTCATGCTCCGCAGCCGGGTGCTGCTGAATACGATGCTGTTCGGGTTTGCCGGATCGCTCGTCATCCAGGTCATCGATTTTCAGTTTACGAGCCTGTTCCGTGCCTATTCACCGACCAATGAGTCACTGCTGGGCTGGATGATTGCCGCATCCGGAGCGGGTGCCGTGCTGGTCATTCTTCTTCTGAGTAAAATAGGGCAGAAGCTGGCGTACGGCTGGCGGATTGGCGGGGGGTATACTCTGATCGGCCTTTCCGTGGCCGGCCTTGGGCTGCTTCAGCCCGGTTCCCCCGAGCTCTGGGTGCTGCTGCTCGGATTCCTGCTGGGGACCGGGAACGGGATGGTGATTGTAGCTTTTAACTACTGCCTGCAAAAAGAAACCCCTCCGCATATGACCGGCCGCATCTTCGGGATCCAGAATACCGTGCTCAGCGCGGTGATGATCGCTGCCCCGCTGCTTGGCGGGCTGCTGGTTGAGCTTGCCGGAGCGGGGCGTATCTTCATCAATTTTGGTATCCTGCAGATGATTCTTGGCCTGGCTGGCCTGCTGTTCGGGCGGCTGCTCTGGCCGGTACAGCCTGCTGCAGCAGAGGATGCCGCTGTGCACCCGGCTCAGGGCAGGGCGGAGCAGCAGGGTTAA
- a CDS encoding histidine phosphatase family protein produces MTTYIYMVRHSESDKSDGTEWQRGLTPRGKQDAHKVAERLRNEGITALYSSPYARAVDTISVLAAELGREIHTLEDLKERDWHGSDRQLTDEEVDLYLERMFAEPDFALPGGESNAACQARAVAALKNILHNHQGERIVIGTHGMVMALMMGYYADEYGPEFLDSLTKPDIYKMQFEGGTLAGVERLTV; encoded by the coding sequence ATGACAACTTACATTTACATGGTGCGGCACAGCGAGTCGGACAAGTCGGATGGGACAGAATGGCAGCGCGGATTGACGCCCCGGGGGAAGCAGGATGCGCACAAAGTGGCTGAGCGGCTGCGGAATGAAGGCATTACTGCGCTGTATAGCAGCCCTTATGCACGTGCGGTCGATACCATCAGCGTATTGGCAGCAGAGCTGGGCCGGGAAATACATACCCTGGAGGATCTTAAGGAGCGGGACTGGCACGGCTCTGACCGGCAGCTGACAGACGAGGAGGTTGATTTGTACCTGGAGCGGATGTTTGCGGAGCCGGATTTTGCCCTCCCTGGAGGTGAATCCAATGCAGCCTGCCAGGCAAGGGCGGTGGCGGCGCTGAAGAATATTCTGCATAACCATCAGGGGGAGCGGATTGTAATCGGCACGCACGGTATGGTGATGGCGCTGATGATGGGCTATTACGCCGATGAATACGGGCCGGAATTTCTGGACAGTCTCACCAAACCGGATATTTACAAAATGCAATTTGAAGGCGGGACGCTGGCTGGCGTGGAGAGGCTGACGGTATGA
- a CDS encoding TatD family hydrolase, producing the protein MIDAHIHLEQYLEGQSPEALDSMLQVLPGQGIDKLIAVSMNLESCRRTRQIAALHPQLVKPAYGFHPEQPLPSGTELAALLEWINQHGEEMVAVGEVGLPYYSRAEALARGEDFDMEPYIRLLDILLEAAARLNKPAVLHAVYEDALTACALLEKHGITKAHFHWFKGPRKAVELMIERGYYISFTPDIVYEPEIQELARMYPPQLVMAETDGPWPFEGPFTGKSTHPAMIHEVAAVWGSLHGYSPAQAADLLTANTLCFYGL; encoded by the coding sequence ATGATTGATGCCCATATTCATCTGGAACAATATCTTGAGGGACAATCTCCTGAAGCACTGGATTCCATGCTGCAGGTGCTGCCGGGTCAAGGAATCGATAAGCTCATTGCCGTCTCGATGAACCTGGAATCCTGCCGGCGTACTCGGCAAATCGCCGCGCTGCATCCGCAGCTTGTGAAGCCGGCCTACGGCTTTCATCCCGAGCAGCCGCTGCCGTCCGGAACTGAGCTTGCTGCGCTGCTGGAGTGGATAAATCAGCATGGTGAAGAGATGGTTGCTGTAGGCGAGGTCGGCCTGCCGTATTACAGCAGGGCTGAAGCCCTGGCCCGGGGTGAAGACTTTGACATGGAGCCTTACATCCGGCTGCTTGATATCCTGCTTGAGGCTGCAGCCCGGCTGAACAAGCCGGCTGTACTGCATGCCGTCTATGAAGATGCGCTGACAGCCTGTGCCCTGCTGGAGAAGCATGGCATAACCAAGGCGCATTTTCACTGGTTCAAGGGTCCCCGGAAAGCTGTAGAGCTCATGATTGAACGCGGCTATTATATCTCCTTCACTCCGGATATTGTCTACGAGCCGGAGATCCAGGAGCTGGCGCGCATGTATCCGCCGCAGCTGGTCATGGCCGAAACGGACGGGCCCTGGCCGTTCGAAGGTCCTTTCACCGGAAAATCCACGCATCCGGCTATGATTCATGAGGTGGCCGCTGTGTGGGGCTCGCTGCACGGTTATTCCCCCGCTCAGGCGGCGGATTTGCTGACGGCAAATACACTGTGTTTTTACGGATTATAG
- a CDS encoding stalk domain-containing protein codes for MKKIIAASSVALALLGGLAATYSNTAHAAPKLSLIVDGQPALANLEPFESAGILYVPARTLLEYYPAELKWDNLRKKLMITTSYSVTTLSPGSSSMQIQYTQTEGGYEEKLEAPVLLKAGHNYVPADTLPLLTGAEVELDASGRRVTVVSGSLSTSVRVPEEPLAVASTNSSVKLYAALKDGDTYKGFILEVNGKKHSFDWKAPRDTTRPPELYYADIDSDGKPEATVVLYMGHGTGMMAQEVHVVKPEQWKELDVPPAEEAAAAAVSSVISLDRKDVLLKLELAGSSPSKVTMRLPDRAEDGGLKYFGDKAGIGAVTYYRVENGRLKAETNVTVGMLESMGTLMLDYKAGKGGMVLDTITFEAHDTLMEFVEQQEPPLQKKESI; via the coding sequence ATGAAAAAAATAATTGCCGCTTCCTCGGTCGCCCTCGCTCTTCTCGGCGGTCTGGCGGCTACATATAGCAATACTGCACATGCAGCACCCAAGCTCTCACTTATTGTGGACGGACAGCCTGCCCTCGCCAATCTTGAGCCTTTTGAATCTGCAGGGATTTTGTATGTGCCTGCCAGAACTCTGCTTGAATATTATCCTGCTGAACTGAAATGGGACAATCTCCGCAAAAAGCTGATGATCACAACCAGCTACTCCGTCACTACTCTTTCGCCCGGCAGTTCTTCCATGCAGATCCAGTATACACAGACCGAAGGCGGTTACGAAGAGAAGCTGGAGGCTCCTGTTCTCCTTAAGGCAGGACATAACTATGTTCCCGCAGACACGCTCCCCCTTCTTACCGGAGCCGAAGTTGAGCTCGACGCGTCCGGCCGCAGAGTAACCGTTGTGTCCGGCAGTCTCAGCACGTCCGTACGGGTTCCCGAAGAGCCGCTGGCCGTAGCTTCAACCAACAGCAGTGTCAAACTGTATGCTGCGCTCAAAGACGGGGATACCTATAAGGGTTTTATTCTTGAAGTGAACGGCAAGAAGCACAGCTTCGACTGGAAAGCTCCCCGGGATACTACGCGTCCTCCAGAGTTATATTACGCTGACATAGACAGTGACGGTAAACCGGAAGCAACGGTCGTTCTCTATATGGGGCATGGAACCGGAATGATGGCCCAGGAGGTTCATGTGGTTAAACCTGAGCAATGGAAGGAGCTTGACGTTCCTCCTGCAGAAGAAGCAGCGGCGGCTGCCGTATCCTCTGTCATCTCCCTGGACCGGAAGGATGTGCTGCTGAAGCTTGAACTCGCTGGCTCTTCACCGTCGAAGGTAACCATGAGGCTGCCGGACCGTGCAGAAGATGGCGGACTGAAGTATTTCGGAGACAAGGCCGGAATTGGTGCAGTGACTTATTACCGGGTGGAGAACGGCAGGCTGAAGGCCGAAACCAATGTCACCGTGGGGATGCTGGAGAGTATGGGAACTCTGATGCTGGATTATAAAGCGGGGAAAGGCGGAATGGTACTGGATACCATTACCTTTGAGGCCCATGATACCCTGATGGAATTTGTGGAGCAGCAGGAACCTCCTCTCCAAAAAAAGGAGTCTATCTAA